Proteins encoded within one genomic window of Ctenopharyngodon idella isolate HZGC_01 chromosome 6, HZGC01, whole genome shotgun sequence:
- the ddx3xb gene encoding DEAD-box helicase 3 X-linked b isoform X10 produces MSHVAVENVHGLDQQLAALDLNSADVQGVTGRRYIPPHLRNKEASKNDSPGGWDNGRSNGFVNGYHDGRDTRMNGGNGFAGRGPVRNDRGGRGGFRGFAYDNKDGGGWNTPKDNAYNSFGGRSDRGKSSFFNDRGSSSRGRYERGGFGGGGNSRWVEDSRDDEDWSKPLPPNERQEHELFSASNTGINFEKYDDIPVEATGHNCPQHIESFHDLEMGEIVMGNIALSRYTRPTPVQKYAIPIIKSKRDLMACAQTGSGKTAAFLLPVLSQIYTEGPGEALQAVKNSAQENGKYGRRKQYPIALVLAPTRELALQIYDEARKFAYRSHVRPCVVYGGADIGQQIRELERGCHLLVATPGRLVDMMERGKIGLDYCNYLVLDEADRMLDMGFEPQIRRIVEQDTMPPKGLRQTMMFSATFPKEIQILARDFLEEYIFLAVGRVGSTSENITQKVVWVEENDKRSFLLDLLNATGKESLTLVFVETKKGADALEDFLYREGYACTSIHGDRSQRDREEALHQFRSGRCPILVATAVAARGLDISNVKHVINFDLPSDIEEYVHRIGRTGRVGNLGLATSFFNDKNGNITKDLLDILVEAKQEVPSWLESLAYEHQHKSSTRGRSKRFSGGFGARDYRQTSSSTSSGGFGSRGGRSTGGHGGNRGFGGGKGGFGNFYSSDGYGGNYSQVDWWGN; encoded by the exons ATGAGTCATGTGGCCGTCGAAAATGTACACGGTCTAGACCAGCAG CTCGCTGCCCTAGACTTGAACTCCGCTGATGTTCAAGGAGTCACTGGAA GACGTTACATTCCACCTCATTTAAGGAACAAAGAAGCTTCCAAAAATG ATTCTCCTGGAGGATGGGATAACGGACGCAGCAATGGCTTCGTGAATGGCTACCATGATGGCCGTGACACCCGCATGAATGGAGGCAACGGTTTTGCTGGCCGCGGCCCCGTGCGCAATGACCGTGGAGGAAGAGGAGGCTTCAGGG GGTTTGCTTATGACAACAAAGATGGAGGTGGGTGGAATACCCCAAAAGACAATGCCTACAACAGCTTTGGTGGACGCTCTGACAGGGGTAAATCATCTTTCTTCAATGACCGCGGATCCTCTTCCAGGGGGAG GTATGAGCGTGGCGGTTTTGGTGGCGGTGGAAACAGCCGATGGGTGGAGGACTCCAGGGATGATGAAGATTGGTCCAAACCGTTGCCTCCCAATGAGCGTCAGGAACA TGAGCTGTTCTCTGCAAGCAACACAGGGATtaactttgaaaaatatgaCGACATTCCTGTTGAAGCCACAGGCCACAACTGTCCACAACATATTGAGAGT TTCCATGATTTAGAGATGGGAGAGATCGTTATGGGTAACATAGCCCTGAGCCGCTACACACGGCCGACTCCTGTCCAGAAGTACGCTATTCCCATCATCAAGTCTAAGAGAGACCTGATGGCGTGCGCACAGACAG GTTCTGGTAAAACCGCAGCCTTCCTGTTGCCGGTGCTGAGCCAGATATACACTGAGGGACCAGGAGAGGCGCTGCAGGCTGTGAAGAACAGTGCACAG GAAAATGGGAAATATGGCCGCCGTAAGCAGTATCCCATTGCTCTGGTTTTAGCCCCAACAAGGGAACTGGCTCTCCAGATCTACGATGAGGCCAGGAAG TTTGCTTATCGCTCTCATGTGCGGCCCTGTGTGGTGTATGGAGGCGCTGATATTGGTCAGCAGATTCGTGAACTAGAGAGaggctgccatctgctggtggCCACGCCTGGGCGTCTGGTGGACATGATGGAGAGGGGCAAGATTGGCCTGGACTACTGCAA TTACTTGGTGCTGGATGAAGCCGACAGGATGTTGGACATGGGCTTTGAGCCACAGATTCGCCGTATTGTCGAGCAGGACACCATGCCCCCTAAAGGGCTTCGACAGACCATGATGTTCAGTGCCACCTTCCCCAAGGAGATCCAG ATCTTGGCTCGTGACTTCCTGGAGGAGTACATCTTCCTGGCTGTGGGCAGGGTTGGTTCCACCTCTGAGAACATCACCCAGAAGGTGGTGTGGGTTGAAGAAAATGACAAGAGGTCCTTCCTGCTTGACTTGCTCAATGCCACAG GTAAAGAGTCTTTGACTTTGGTGTTTGTTGAGACCAAAAAGGGAGCTGATGCTCTTGAGGACTTCCTGTACCGCGAAGGCTATGCCTGCACCAGTATCCATGGCGACCGTTCTCAGAGAGACCGTGAGGAAGCCCTCCACCAGTTCCGTTCTGGAAGATGCCCCATCTTAGTTGCCACAGCT GTGGCTGCTCGTGGTCTGGACATCTCCAATGTAAAGCACGTCATTAACTTTGACCTGCCCAGTGACATTGAGGAGTACGTCCACCGCATTGGGCGTACGGGTCGTGTGGGCAACCTTG GTCTTGCGACATCATTCTTCAATGATAAGAATGGTAACATCACAAAGGACCTGCTGGACATCTTGGTGGAGGCCAAGCAGGAAGTACCATCCTGGCTGGAGAGCCTTGCCTATGAGCACCAGCACAAGAGTAGCACCCGTGGGCGCTCCAAGAG GTTTTCTGGTGGTTTTGGCGCCAGAGACTACCGTCAGACCAGTAGCAGCACTAGCAGCGGAGGCTTCGGAAGTCGCGGTGGCCGTAGCACCGGGGGCCATGGTGGAAACCGTGGATTTGGCGGTGGTAAGG GTGGCTTTGGTAACTTCTACAGCAGTGATGGCTATGGAGGAAACTATTCCCAGGTGGACTGGTGGGGAAACTAA
- the ddx3xb gene encoding DEAD-box helicase 3 X-linked b isoform X11: MSHVAVENVHGLDQQLAALDLNSADVQGVTGRRYIPPHLRNKEASKNDSPGGWDNGRSNGFVNGYHDGRDTRMNGGNGFAGRGPVRNDRGGRGGFRGKTSGSYNPIQPMPSAGFAYDNKDGGGWNTPKDNAYNSFGGRSDRGKSSFFNDRGSSSRGRYERGGFGGGGNSRWVEDSRDDEDWSKPLPPNERQEHELFSASNTGINFEKYDDIPVEATGHNCPQHIESFHDLEMGEIVMGNIALSRYTRPTPVQKYAIPIIKSKRDLMACAQTGSGKTAAFLLPVLSQIYTEGPGEALQAVKNSAQENGKYGRRKQYPIALVLAPTRELALQIYDEARKFAYRSHVRPCVVYGGADIGQQIRELERGCHLLVATPGRLVDMMERGKIGLDYCNYLVLDEADRMLDMGFEPQIRRIVEQDTMPPKGLRQTMMFSATFPKEIQILARDFLEEYIFLAVGRVGSTSENITQKVVWVEENDKRSFLLDLLNATGKESLTLVFVETKKGADALEDFLYREGYACTSIHGDRSQRDREEALHQFRSGRCPILVATAVAARGLDISNVKHVINFDLPSDIEEYVHRIGRTGRVGNLGLATSFFNDKNGNITKDLLDILVEAKQEVPSWLESLAYEHQHKSSTRGRSKRFSGGFGARDYRQTSSSTSSGGFGSRGGRSTGGHGGNRGFGGGKGGFGNFYSSDGYGGNYSQVDWWGN; the protein is encoded by the exons ATGAGTCATGTGGCCGTCGAAAATGTACACGGTCTAGACCAGCAG CTCGCTGCCCTAGACTTGAACTCCGCTGATGTTCAAGGAGTCACTGGAA GACGTTACATTCCACCTCATTTAAGGAACAAAGAAGCTTCCAAAAATG ATTCTCCTGGAGGATGGGATAACGGACGCAGCAATGGCTTCGTGAATGGCTACCATGATGGCCGTGACACCCGCATGAATGGAGGCAACGGTTTTGCTGGCCGCGGCCCCGTGCGCAATGACCGTGGAGGAAGAGGAGGCTTCAGGGGTAAAACCAGTGGCTCTTACAACCCCATCCAGCCAATGCCAAGTGCAG GGTTTGCTTATGACAACAAAGATGGAGGTGGGTGGAATACCCCAAAAGACAATGCCTACAACAGCTTTGGTGGACGCTCTGACAGGGGTAAATCATCTTTCTTCAATGACCGCGGATCCTCTTCCAGGGGGAG GTATGAGCGTGGCGGTTTTGGTGGCGGTGGAAACAGCCGATGGGTGGAGGACTCCAGGGATGATGAAGATTGGTCCAAACCGTTGCCTCCCAATGAGCGTCAGGAACA TGAGCTGTTCTCTGCAAGCAACACAGGGATtaactttgaaaaatatgaCGACATTCCTGTTGAAGCCACAGGCCACAACTGTCCACAACATATTGAGAGT TTCCATGATTTAGAGATGGGAGAGATCGTTATGGGTAACATAGCCCTGAGCCGCTACACACGGCCGACTCCTGTCCAGAAGTACGCTATTCCCATCATCAAGTCTAAGAGAGACCTGATGGCGTGCGCACAGACAG GTTCTGGTAAAACCGCAGCCTTCCTGTTGCCGGTGCTGAGCCAGATATACACTGAGGGACCAGGAGAGGCGCTGCAGGCTGTGAAGAACAGTGCACAG GAAAATGGGAAATATGGCCGCCGTAAGCAGTATCCCATTGCTCTGGTTTTAGCCCCAACAAGGGAACTGGCTCTCCAGATCTACGATGAGGCCAGGAAG TTTGCTTATCGCTCTCATGTGCGGCCCTGTGTGGTGTATGGAGGCGCTGATATTGGTCAGCAGATTCGTGAACTAGAGAGaggctgccatctgctggtggCCACGCCTGGGCGTCTGGTGGACATGATGGAGAGGGGCAAGATTGGCCTGGACTACTGCAA TTACTTGGTGCTGGATGAAGCCGACAGGATGTTGGACATGGGCTTTGAGCCACAGATTCGCCGTATTGTCGAGCAGGACACCATGCCCCCTAAAGGGCTTCGACAGACCATGATGTTCAGTGCCACCTTCCCCAAGGAGATCCAG ATCTTGGCTCGTGACTTCCTGGAGGAGTACATCTTCCTGGCTGTGGGCAGGGTTGGTTCCACCTCTGAGAACATCACCCAGAAGGTGGTGTGGGTTGAAGAAAATGACAAGAGGTCCTTCCTGCTTGACTTGCTCAATGCCACAG GTAAAGAGTCTTTGACTTTGGTGTTTGTTGAGACCAAAAAGGGAGCTGATGCTCTTGAGGACTTCCTGTACCGCGAAGGCTATGCCTGCACCAGTATCCATGGCGACCGTTCTCAGAGAGACCGTGAGGAAGCCCTCCACCAGTTCCGTTCTGGAAGATGCCCCATCTTAGTTGCCACAGCT GTGGCTGCTCGTGGTCTGGACATCTCCAATGTAAAGCACGTCATTAACTTTGACCTGCCCAGTGACATTGAGGAGTACGTCCACCGCATTGGGCGTACGGGTCGTGTGGGCAACCTTG GTCTTGCGACATCATTCTTCAATGATAAGAATGGTAACATCACAAAGGACCTGCTGGACATCTTGGTGGAGGCCAAGCAGGAAGTACCATCCTGGCTGGAGAGCCTTGCCTATGAGCACCAGCACAAGAGTAGCACCCGTGGGCGCTCCAAGAG GTTTTCTGGTGGTTTTGGCGCCAGAGACTACCGTCAGACCAGTAGCAGCACTAGCAGCGGAGGCTTCGGAAGTCGCGGTGGCCGTAGCACCGGGGGCCATGGTGGAAACCGTGGATTTGGCGGTGGTAAGG GTGGCTTTGGTAACTTCTACAGCAGTGATGGCTATGGAGGAAACTATTCCCAGGTGGACTGGTGGGGAAACTAA
- the ddx3xb gene encoding DEAD-box helicase 3 X-linked b isoform X9 translates to MSHVAVENVHGLDQQLAALDLNSADVQGVTGRRYIPPHLRNKEASKNDSPGGWDNGRSNGFVNGYHDGRDTRMNGGNGFAGRGPVRNDRGGRGGFRGFAYDNKDGGGWNTPKDNAYNSFGGRSDRGKSSFFNDRGSSSRGRYERGGFGGGGNSRWVEDSRDDEDWSKPLPPNERQEHELFSASNTGINFEKYDDIPVEATGHNCPQHIESFHDLEMGEIVMGNIALSRYTRPTPVQKYAIPIIKSKRDLMACAQTGSGKTAAFLLPVLSQIYTEGPGEALQAVKNSAQENGKYGRRKQYPIALVLAPTRELALQIYDEARKFAYRSHVRPCVVYGGADIGQQIRELERGCHLLVATPGRLVDMMERGKIGLDYCNYLVLDEADRMLDMGFEPQIRRIVEQDTMPPKGLRQTMMFSATFPKEIQILARDFLEEYIFLAVGRVGSTSENITQKVVWVEENDKRSFLLDLLNATVIPSEVQDNTGENVEKPGKESLTLVFVETKKGADALEDFLYREGYACTSIHGDRSQRDREEALHQFRSGRCPILVATAVAARGLDISNVKHVINFDLPSDIEEYVHRIGRTGRVGNLGLATSFFNDKNGNITKDLLDILVEAKQEVPSWLESLAYEHQHKSSTRGRSKRFSGGFGARDYRQTSSSTSSGGFGSRGGRSTGGHGGNRGFGGGGFGNFYSSDGYGGNYSQVDWWGN, encoded by the exons ATGAGTCATGTGGCCGTCGAAAATGTACACGGTCTAGACCAGCAG CTCGCTGCCCTAGACTTGAACTCCGCTGATGTTCAAGGAGTCACTGGAA GACGTTACATTCCACCTCATTTAAGGAACAAAGAAGCTTCCAAAAATG ATTCTCCTGGAGGATGGGATAACGGACGCAGCAATGGCTTCGTGAATGGCTACCATGATGGCCGTGACACCCGCATGAATGGAGGCAACGGTTTTGCTGGCCGCGGCCCCGTGCGCAATGACCGTGGAGGAAGAGGAGGCTTCAGGG GGTTTGCTTATGACAACAAAGATGGAGGTGGGTGGAATACCCCAAAAGACAATGCCTACAACAGCTTTGGTGGACGCTCTGACAGGGGTAAATCATCTTTCTTCAATGACCGCGGATCCTCTTCCAGGGGGAG GTATGAGCGTGGCGGTTTTGGTGGCGGTGGAAACAGCCGATGGGTGGAGGACTCCAGGGATGATGAAGATTGGTCCAAACCGTTGCCTCCCAATGAGCGTCAGGAACA TGAGCTGTTCTCTGCAAGCAACACAGGGATtaactttgaaaaatatgaCGACATTCCTGTTGAAGCCACAGGCCACAACTGTCCACAACATATTGAGAGT TTCCATGATTTAGAGATGGGAGAGATCGTTATGGGTAACATAGCCCTGAGCCGCTACACACGGCCGACTCCTGTCCAGAAGTACGCTATTCCCATCATCAAGTCTAAGAGAGACCTGATGGCGTGCGCACAGACAG GTTCTGGTAAAACCGCAGCCTTCCTGTTGCCGGTGCTGAGCCAGATATACACTGAGGGACCAGGAGAGGCGCTGCAGGCTGTGAAGAACAGTGCACAG GAAAATGGGAAATATGGCCGCCGTAAGCAGTATCCCATTGCTCTGGTTTTAGCCCCAACAAGGGAACTGGCTCTCCAGATCTACGATGAGGCCAGGAAG TTTGCTTATCGCTCTCATGTGCGGCCCTGTGTGGTGTATGGAGGCGCTGATATTGGTCAGCAGATTCGTGAACTAGAGAGaggctgccatctgctggtggCCACGCCTGGGCGTCTGGTGGACATGATGGAGAGGGGCAAGATTGGCCTGGACTACTGCAA TTACTTGGTGCTGGATGAAGCCGACAGGATGTTGGACATGGGCTTTGAGCCACAGATTCGCCGTATTGTCGAGCAGGACACCATGCCCCCTAAAGGGCTTCGACAGACCATGATGTTCAGTGCCACCTTCCCCAAGGAGATCCAG ATCTTGGCTCGTGACTTCCTGGAGGAGTACATCTTCCTGGCTGTGGGCAGGGTTGGTTCCACCTCTGAGAACATCACCCAGAAGGTGGTGTGGGTTGAAGAAAATGACAAGAGGTCCTTCCTGCTTGACTTGCTCAATGCCACAG TTATTCCGAGTGAGGTTCAGGACAATACGGGGGAGAACGTAGAAAAACCTG GTAAAGAGTCTTTGACTTTGGTGTTTGTTGAGACCAAAAAGGGAGCTGATGCTCTTGAGGACTTCCTGTACCGCGAAGGCTATGCCTGCACCAGTATCCATGGCGACCGTTCTCAGAGAGACCGTGAGGAAGCCCTCCACCAGTTCCGTTCTGGAAGATGCCCCATCTTAGTTGCCACAGCT GTGGCTGCTCGTGGTCTGGACATCTCCAATGTAAAGCACGTCATTAACTTTGACCTGCCCAGTGACATTGAGGAGTACGTCCACCGCATTGGGCGTACGGGTCGTGTGGGCAACCTTG GTCTTGCGACATCATTCTTCAATGATAAGAATGGTAACATCACAAAGGACCTGCTGGACATCTTGGTGGAGGCCAAGCAGGAAGTACCATCCTGGCTGGAGAGCCTTGCCTATGAGCACCAGCACAAGAGTAGCACCCGTGGGCGCTCCAAGAG GTTTTCTGGTGGTTTTGGCGCCAGAGACTACCGTCAGACCAGTAGCAGCACTAGCAGCGGAGGCTTCGGAAGTCGCGGTGGCCGTAGCACCGGGGGCCATGGTGGAAACCGTGGATTTGGCGGTG GTGGCTTTGGTAACTTCTACAGCAGTGATGGCTATGGAGGAAACTATTCCCAGGTGGACTGGTGGGGAAACTAA
- the ddx3xb gene encoding DEAD-box helicase 3 X-linked b isoform X1, translated as MSHVAVENVHGLDQQLAALDLNSADVQGVTGRRYIPPHLRNKEASKNAGAYSSGRQSGYSVAPGRSYSPGGWDNGRSNGFVNGYHDGRDTRMNGGNGFAGRGPVRNDRGGRGGFRGKTSGSYNPIQPMPSAGFAYDNKDGGGWNTPKDNAYNSFGGRSDRGKSSFFNDRGSSSRGRYERGGFGGGGNSRWVEDSRDDEDWSKPLPPNERQEHELFSASNTGINFEKYDDIPVEATGHNCPQHIESFHDLEMGEIVMGNIALSRYTRPTPVQKYAIPIIKSKRDLMACAQTGSGKTAAFLLPVLSQIYTEGPGEALQAVKNSAQENGKYGRRKQYPIALVLAPTRELALQIYDEARKFAYRSHVRPCVVYGGADIGQQIRELERGCHLLVATPGRLVDMMERGKIGLDYCNYLVLDEADRMLDMGFEPQIRRIVEQDTMPPKGLRQTMMFSATFPKEIQILARDFLEEYIFLAVGRVGSTSENITQKVVWVEENDKRSFLLDLLNATVIPSEVQDNTGENVEKPGKESLTLVFVETKKGADALEDFLYREGYACTSIHGDRSQRDREEALHQFRSGRCPILVATAVAARGLDISNVKHVINFDLPSDIEEYVHRIGRTGRVGNLGLATSFFNDKNGNITKDLLDILVEAKQEVPSWLESLAYEHQHKSSTRGRSKRFSGGFGARDYRQTSSSTSSGGFGSRGGRSTGGHGGNRGFGGGKGGFGNFYSSDGYGGNYSQVDWWGN; from the exons ATGAGTCATGTGGCCGTCGAAAATGTACACGGTCTAGACCAGCAG CTCGCTGCCCTAGACTTGAACTCCGCTGATGTTCAAGGAGTCACTGGAA GACGTTACATTCCACCTCATTTAAGGAACAAAGAAGCTTCCAAAAATG CAGGAGCTTATTCCTCTGGTAGACAGAGCGGTTACTCAGTGGCACCAGGAAGGAGCT ATTCTCCTGGAGGATGGGATAACGGACGCAGCAATGGCTTCGTGAATGGCTACCATGATGGCCGTGACACCCGCATGAATGGAGGCAACGGTTTTGCTGGCCGCGGCCCCGTGCGCAATGACCGTGGAGGAAGAGGAGGCTTCAGGGGTAAAACCAGTGGCTCTTACAACCCCATCCAGCCAATGCCAAGTGCAG GGTTTGCTTATGACAACAAAGATGGAGGTGGGTGGAATACCCCAAAAGACAATGCCTACAACAGCTTTGGTGGACGCTCTGACAGGGGTAAATCATCTTTCTTCAATGACCGCGGATCCTCTTCCAGGGGGAG GTATGAGCGTGGCGGTTTTGGTGGCGGTGGAAACAGCCGATGGGTGGAGGACTCCAGGGATGATGAAGATTGGTCCAAACCGTTGCCTCCCAATGAGCGTCAGGAACA TGAGCTGTTCTCTGCAAGCAACACAGGGATtaactttgaaaaatatgaCGACATTCCTGTTGAAGCCACAGGCCACAACTGTCCACAACATATTGAGAGT TTCCATGATTTAGAGATGGGAGAGATCGTTATGGGTAACATAGCCCTGAGCCGCTACACACGGCCGACTCCTGTCCAGAAGTACGCTATTCCCATCATCAAGTCTAAGAGAGACCTGATGGCGTGCGCACAGACAG GTTCTGGTAAAACCGCAGCCTTCCTGTTGCCGGTGCTGAGCCAGATATACACTGAGGGACCAGGAGAGGCGCTGCAGGCTGTGAAGAACAGTGCACAG GAAAATGGGAAATATGGCCGCCGTAAGCAGTATCCCATTGCTCTGGTTTTAGCCCCAACAAGGGAACTGGCTCTCCAGATCTACGATGAGGCCAGGAAG TTTGCTTATCGCTCTCATGTGCGGCCCTGTGTGGTGTATGGAGGCGCTGATATTGGTCAGCAGATTCGTGAACTAGAGAGaggctgccatctgctggtggCCACGCCTGGGCGTCTGGTGGACATGATGGAGAGGGGCAAGATTGGCCTGGACTACTGCAA TTACTTGGTGCTGGATGAAGCCGACAGGATGTTGGACATGGGCTTTGAGCCACAGATTCGCCGTATTGTCGAGCAGGACACCATGCCCCCTAAAGGGCTTCGACAGACCATGATGTTCAGTGCCACCTTCCCCAAGGAGATCCAG ATCTTGGCTCGTGACTTCCTGGAGGAGTACATCTTCCTGGCTGTGGGCAGGGTTGGTTCCACCTCTGAGAACATCACCCAGAAGGTGGTGTGGGTTGAAGAAAATGACAAGAGGTCCTTCCTGCTTGACTTGCTCAATGCCACAG TTATTCCGAGTGAGGTTCAGGACAATACGGGGGAGAACGTAGAAAAACCTG GTAAAGAGTCTTTGACTTTGGTGTTTGTTGAGACCAAAAAGGGAGCTGATGCTCTTGAGGACTTCCTGTACCGCGAAGGCTATGCCTGCACCAGTATCCATGGCGACCGTTCTCAGAGAGACCGTGAGGAAGCCCTCCACCAGTTCCGTTCTGGAAGATGCCCCATCTTAGTTGCCACAGCT GTGGCTGCTCGTGGTCTGGACATCTCCAATGTAAAGCACGTCATTAACTTTGACCTGCCCAGTGACATTGAGGAGTACGTCCACCGCATTGGGCGTACGGGTCGTGTGGGCAACCTTG GTCTTGCGACATCATTCTTCAATGATAAGAATGGTAACATCACAAAGGACCTGCTGGACATCTTGGTGGAGGCCAAGCAGGAAGTACCATCCTGGCTGGAGAGCCTTGCCTATGAGCACCAGCACAAGAGTAGCACCCGTGGGCGCTCCAAGAG GTTTTCTGGTGGTTTTGGCGCCAGAGACTACCGTCAGACCAGTAGCAGCACTAGCAGCGGAGGCTTCGGAAGTCGCGGTGGCCGTAGCACCGGGGGCCATGGTGGAAACCGTGGATTTGGCGGTGGTAAGG GTGGCTTTGGTAACTTCTACAGCAGTGATGGCTATGGAGGAAACTATTCCCAGGTGGACTGGTGGGGAAACTAA
- the ddx3xb gene encoding DEAD-box helicase 3 X-linked b isoform X5 — protein MSHVAVENVHGLDQQLAALDLNSADVQGVTGRRYIPPHLRNKEASKNAGAYSSGRQSGYSVAPGRSYSPGGWDNGRSNGFVNGYHDGRDTRMNGGNGFAGRGPVRNDRGGRGGFRGKTSGSYNPIQPMPSAGFAYDNKDGGGWNTPKDNAYNSFGGRSDRGKSSFFNDRGSSSRGRYERGGFGGGGNSRWVEDSRDDEDWSKPLPPNERQEHELFSASNTGINFEKYDDIPVEATGHNCPQHIESFHDLEMGEIVMGNIALSRYTRPTPVQKYAIPIIKSKRDLMACAQTGSGKTAAFLLPVLSQIYTEGPGEALQAVKNSAQENGKYGRRKQYPIALVLAPTRELALQIYDEARKFAYRSHVRPCVVYGGADIGQQIRELERGCHLLVATPGRLVDMMERGKIGLDYCNYLVLDEADRMLDMGFEPQIRRIVEQDTMPPKGLRQTMMFSATFPKEIQILARDFLEEYIFLAVGRVGSTSENITQKVVWVEENDKRSFLLDLLNATGKESLTLVFVETKKGADALEDFLYREGYACTSIHGDRSQRDREEALHQFRSGRCPILVATAVAARGLDISNVKHVINFDLPSDIEEYVHRIGRTGRVGNLGLATSFFNDKNGNITKDLLDILVEAKQEVPSWLESLAYEHQHKSSTRGRSKRFSGGFGARDYRQTSSSTSSGGFGSRGGRSTGGHGGNRGFGGGKGGFGNFYSSDGYGGNYSQVDWWGN, from the exons ATGAGTCATGTGGCCGTCGAAAATGTACACGGTCTAGACCAGCAG CTCGCTGCCCTAGACTTGAACTCCGCTGATGTTCAAGGAGTCACTGGAA GACGTTACATTCCACCTCATTTAAGGAACAAAGAAGCTTCCAAAAATG CAGGAGCTTATTCCTCTGGTAGACAGAGCGGTTACTCAGTGGCACCAGGAAGGAGCT ATTCTCCTGGAGGATGGGATAACGGACGCAGCAATGGCTTCGTGAATGGCTACCATGATGGCCGTGACACCCGCATGAATGGAGGCAACGGTTTTGCTGGCCGCGGCCCCGTGCGCAATGACCGTGGAGGAAGAGGAGGCTTCAGGGGTAAAACCAGTGGCTCTTACAACCCCATCCAGCCAATGCCAAGTGCAG GGTTTGCTTATGACAACAAAGATGGAGGTGGGTGGAATACCCCAAAAGACAATGCCTACAACAGCTTTGGTGGACGCTCTGACAGGGGTAAATCATCTTTCTTCAATGACCGCGGATCCTCTTCCAGGGGGAG GTATGAGCGTGGCGGTTTTGGTGGCGGTGGAAACAGCCGATGGGTGGAGGACTCCAGGGATGATGAAGATTGGTCCAAACCGTTGCCTCCCAATGAGCGTCAGGAACA TGAGCTGTTCTCTGCAAGCAACACAGGGATtaactttgaaaaatatgaCGACATTCCTGTTGAAGCCACAGGCCACAACTGTCCACAACATATTGAGAGT TTCCATGATTTAGAGATGGGAGAGATCGTTATGGGTAACATAGCCCTGAGCCGCTACACACGGCCGACTCCTGTCCAGAAGTACGCTATTCCCATCATCAAGTCTAAGAGAGACCTGATGGCGTGCGCACAGACAG GTTCTGGTAAAACCGCAGCCTTCCTGTTGCCGGTGCTGAGCCAGATATACACTGAGGGACCAGGAGAGGCGCTGCAGGCTGTGAAGAACAGTGCACAG GAAAATGGGAAATATGGCCGCCGTAAGCAGTATCCCATTGCTCTGGTTTTAGCCCCAACAAGGGAACTGGCTCTCCAGATCTACGATGAGGCCAGGAAG TTTGCTTATCGCTCTCATGTGCGGCCCTGTGTGGTGTATGGAGGCGCTGATATTGGTCAGCAGATTCGTGAACTAGAGAGaggctgccatctgctggtggCCACGCCTGGGCGTCTGGTGGACATGATGGAGAGGGGCAAGATTGGCCTGGACTACTGCAA TTACTTGGTGCTGGATGAAGCCGACAGGATGTTGGACATGGGCTTTGAGCCACAGATTCGCCGTATTGTCGAGCAGGACACCATGCCCCCTAAAGGGCTTCGACAGACCATGATGTTCAGTGCCACCTTCCCCAAGGAGATCCAG ATCTTGGCTCGTGACTTCCTGGAGGAGTACATCTTCCTGGCTGTGGGCAGGGTTGGTTCCACCTCTGAGAACATCACCCAGAAGGTGGTGTGGGTTGAAGAAAATGACAAGAGGTCCTTCCTGCTTGACTTGCTCAATGCCACAG GTAAAGAGTCTTTGACTTTGGTGTTTGTTGAGACCAAAAAGGGAGCTGATGCTCTTGAGGACTTCCTGTACCGCGAAGGCTATGCCTGCACCAGTATCCATGGCGACCGTTCTCAGAGAGACCGTGAGGAAGCCCTCCACCAGTTCCGTTCTGGAAGATGCCCCATCTTAGTTGCCACAGCT GTGGCTGCTCGTGGTCTGGACATCTCCAATGTAAAGCACGTCATTAACTTTGACCTGCCCAGTGACATTGAGGAGTACGTCCACCGCATTGGGCGTACGGGTCGTGTGGGCAACCTTG GTCTTGCGACATCATTCTTCAATGATAAGAATGGTAACATCACAAAGGACCTGCTGGACATCTTGGTGGAGGCCAAGCAGGAAGTACCATCCTGGCTGGAGAGCCTTGCCTATGAGCACCAGCACAAGAGTAGCACCCGTGGGCGCTCCAAGAG GTTTTCTGGTGGTTTTGGCGCCAGAGACTACCGTCAGACCAGTAGCAGCACTAGCAGCGGAGGCTTCGGAAGTCGCGGTGGCCGTAGCACCGGGGGCCATGGTGGAAACCGTGGATTTGGCGGTGGTAAGG GTGGCTTTGGTAACTTCTACAGCAGTGATGGCTATGGAGGAAACTATTCCCAGGTGGACTGGTGGGGAAACTAA